GATGACTCCGGCGATCCCCACAACCGCCAAGGTGTTAAAGAGGTTGGACCCAAGGACGTTTCCCAGTGCGATCTCGTGCCTCCCCTTACGGGCGGCGGCTATAGACGATGCCAGCTCCGGTAGGGAGGTCCCTATCGCAACTATCGTGAGACCGATGATAAGGTCGCTGACCCCAAAGGCCTGAGCGATCTCCACCGCACCCCAGACCAGAGACCTAGAGCTTCCTATCAGCAGTGCCAGACCAAGGCCCAACCGCAGAACGGATCTACCTATAGGTAAAGCCTCGTCACCATCGACGTCCAGCTCCTCCGCCAGAGCATCGCCTCTGTTCCCCATTCCCTGAACGACGCTCCAGGCCATCACTAGGCCGAAGACCAAAAGAAGGACCAGGCCGTCAAGCCTGGTTATCTCGCCATCCCATAGCTGCCAGGCGGCCAGGGCAGTTACGATGGACAGTACGGGAAGCTCCTTACGGAGTATCGACGAACTGACAGAGATAGGGCTGATAAGGGCGGTAATACCGAGTATCAGAGCTATGTTGGTGATGTTGGAGCCGTAGGCGTTGCCTAATGCTATACCGGGATTTCCCTGAAAGGAGGACAAAGCAGACACCAACATCTCCGGAGCGGAGGTTCCAAACCCCACCACCACCATGCCTATCAACAACGGAGGCATTCCGAGATAACCGGCGGTGTAGGCGGCCCCGTCGACGAAAAGATCGGCGCTCCAGACCAGTACAATCAGGCCCAAAAACAGGGCCGTAAAGGCTAAAACCATATAGAGTTACTCCTCAGATCTTACTGGCCACGTAAAAGCCATAGCTGTAGTATTCGTGATACCTATCGTAGAGATCTATCTCGACCTTTTCCGCCTCCACTATGGCTCTAGCCTGATCGCAGTCGTGGCACTCCAGAAAAGAGGCGAAACGAGCCTCCATCGGCCTGTAGTAGTTATCGAGCCAACAACGGGAGGGCAGGACGAAATAGCCTTCCGGGCTATATCCATTACGCTCCAAGACGGCCATCTTGGACGATGGAACGTCTATCTCGGGGTACTCTCCCTCCCAGTGGGACTGGATCTCCGACGGCCTCTCGTAGGTAAGCCAGGTTATCTCCGACACCACCAGCTTCCCCCCTGGCTTGAGAAATCTTCGCCAGTAGGACACCCCAGCCTCGAAGCCCATGTTGTATACCGCTCCCTCGGACCAGATGACGTCGAACTCCTCGTCGCTAAAGGGAAGGGAGTCCATGGAACATTCCAACGTTGCTATGCGGTCCGAAACCTCCAGACGGTCCGCCCTGGCTTTAAGCTCTTTTAGAAACTCGGGCAGAAAATCAACGGAGGTGATCTTAGCGTCCAGCTCTTTTGCCAAAAGTAACGAGGAAGCCCCGGTCCCACAGCCGATATCGGCGATATTCAGAGGACGGGACCGATCCAGGCCCGCCAGCTCCATGGCCCTTATTGTTTCACTATCTCCACCTGGCCCTTGCCTCTCGGCGGGTAGGTGAAGGCTCACTAAAAGATCGTAGTCGGTCATAACGCCAACTCCTTGTTATATTTATTTTAAATTTTAAACGTGATCGATTTTGTGGCCGTTGATCTCGATAATATCAAACTCTGTGACTTCCACGACTATTTCAGGGTTATGCACCAACCTGAAAAGGAAGGAAAGCTCGTCATCTTCAAATCGCTCTTCTAGGAAGCCATCAATCTCCAATCTATCATTAAGTTTTACCTTAATAATTTCATCAGGCCCTGTAGTCTTAAACGCTGTGCCTAGTTTCATCACAATATTTACGATACCTCCTGGAGTTACTATTGTGATGCATATTCCTCTCTTTAGCTAGATAGCTCAGTTAAATTTCATCCAAAGACATAGGCCTAATCCATACACCTCAGAGTAAACGGTCCTTCAACGCCTCCAGTCGGACAAGCCACTGGTGGAAGTGAGGGCAACGGGAACGCATTTTTTGGATTCCTACCTTGGCAGCAACGACATTCCCCGTAACTACTTTTCTGTATCTAGGAACTAGAGACTCCAATCGTTTGGAAGGGGCTTTATCTGGATTAGTATTGATCTCCTCTGGAGTTCTATACTGGTTTACGATAGCTAGAATAGGGTCTGATCCGATACCTAGGA
The uncultured Dethiosulfovibrio sp. genome window above contains:
- a CDS encoding methyltransferase domain-containing protein, whose product is MTDYDLLVSLHLPAERQGPGGDSETIRAMELAGLDRSRPLNIADIGCGTGASSLLLAKELDAKITSVDFLPEFLKELKARADRLEVSDRIATLECSMDSLPFSDEEFDVIWSEGAVYNMGFEAGVSYWRRFLKPGGKLVVSEITWLTYERPSEIQSHWEGEYPEIDVPSSKMAVLERNGYSPEGYFVLPSRCWLDNYYRPMEARFASFLECHDCDQARAIVEAEKVEIDLYDRYHEYYSYGFYVASKI
- a CDS encoding calcium/sodium antiporter, with the protein product MVLAFTALFLGLIVLVWSADLFVDGAAYTAGYLGMPPLLIGMVVVGFGTSAPEMLVSALSSFQGNPGIALGNAYGSNITNIALILGITALISPISVSSSILRKELPVLSIVTALAAWQLWDGEITRLDGLVLLLVFGLVMAWSVVQGMGNRGDALAEELDVDGDEALPIGRSVLRLGLGLALLIGSSRSLVWGAVEIAQAFGVSDLIIGLTIVAIGTSLPELASSIAAARKGRHEIALGNVLGSNLFNTLAVVGIAGVIHPMSVGPEVLSRDVAVMASLTLSLFVMGYGFGRIGRINRIEGAVLLISYVGYTVYLIGTVMPI